A stretch of [Clostridium] innocuum DNA encodes these proteins:
- a CDS encoding S-methyl-5-thioribose-1-phosphate isomerase, giving the protein MERQDKGLAYLLQYEHVAWFENGMVRILDRRIYPSVIRYVECKDYREVVQAIRDMVTQSAGPYTAAGMGMALAAWQIRNADQKEQKEFLKTAAEDIATARITTANRYRVITSGCLQAAYAAIDRGENAVEAIIQRTLESLNRRYATMEKVAEYLVDQIPEKGRVLTQCFGETIVGMMCRVAQRRNRQVEFYHAETRPYLQGARLTSSVCHEMGFSSTVITDNMVAYAMENKGISLFTSAADTIAGDGHIANKVGTMQIAILAKYFHIPYFVTGIPDADKRSKADIIIEERDPQQVLCYRGINNTLPGVQAIYPSFDITPPYLIDGVITDKGVYSAYDVAAYFEEDVSQFY; this is encoded by the coding sequence ATGGAAAGACAGGACAAGGGGCTTGCATATCTGCTGCAATATGAGCATGTGGCATGGTTTGAAAACGGTATGGTCCGTATACTGGATCGGAGAATTTATCCGAGTGTTATCCGCTACGTGGAATGTAAGGATTATCGGGAGGTTGTTCAGGCGATACGGGACATGGTGACGCAAAGTGCCGGACCGTATACCGCAGCCGGTATGGGAATGGCCCTGGCAGCATGGCAGATACGAAATGCAGACCAGAAGGAGCAGAAGGAATTTCTGAAGACTGCAGCTGAGGATATCGCTACAGCCAGAATTACGACTGCAAACCGCTACCGTGTCATAACAAGCGGATGCCTGCAGGCAGCCTATGCGGCAATCGATCGGGGCGAGAATGCGGTAGAGGCGATCATACAAAGAACACTGGAATCATTAAATCGCAGATATGCGACAATGGAAAAGGTAGCGGAATATCTGGTTGATCAGATCCCGGAGAAAGGGCGTGTACTGACACAGTGCTTTGGAGAAACGATTGTAGGCATGATGTGTCGTGTTGCACAGCGCAGAAACAGACAGGTGGAGTTTTATCATGCGGAAACAAGACCCTACCTGCAGGGTGCGCGGCTGACCTCCAGTGTATGTCATGAAATGGGCTTCTCCTCAACGGTGATTACTGATAATATGGTTGCCTATGCAATGGAAAACAAGGGGATATCATTATTTACCTCTGCCGCAGATACAATCGCCGGGGATGGACATATCGCAAATAAGGTCGGAACCATGCAGATTGCAATTCTGGCAAAATACTTCCATATTCCGTATTTTGTGACAGGTATACCGGATGCAGATAAGCGCAGTAAGGCGGATATCATTATCGAGGAGCGCGATCCGCAGCAGGTACTCTGCTATCGCGGTATCAACAATACCCTGCCCGGTGTTCAGGCGATTTATCCATCCTTTGATATTACTCCACCCTATCTGATTGATGGTGTCATAACAGATAAGGGGGTATATAGTGCATATGATGTCGCAGCTTATTTTGAGGAAGATGTATCACAGTTTTATTGA